The region CTGCTGCCCCTGGGAATGCTTTTGCATGTACATCGGCTGCGAACTGATTTACAGCATCTTTTATCAGCTCTGCCCCATTCATGTATGTCCTAACAAACTTAGGCTTGAAGTCTGTAGAAAAACCTAACATATCTGGAAGAACCAATGCTTGGCCATCCACATCAAGCCCTGCTCCAACACCTACAACTGGGATAGAAACTGCTTTACTAACTGCCGCACCTACATGTTGCGGAACAGCTTCCAAAACGATTGCGATACATCCAAGTTGATCAAGTTTTTTAGCTTCTTCAACGATACTCATTGCACTTTCTTTTGTTTTACCTTGAGCTTTAAATCCACCAATCGCATTATGGTGAGAAGGTGTAAGGCCAATATGTCCAATTGTTGGAATTCCGGATTGTGAAAGATGGGCATAAAGCTCTTCGTTTCCATCAACACCTTCTATTTTAAGAGCATTTGCCCCAGCCTTGATTAAGATTTCAACGTTATCCAATGAATCCTTTAAACTCTTTCTATTAGCCATGAATGGCATACCAGCGATTAGGAACTTATCTTTTGCTCCCTTTTTTACGGCTCTAGTGTGCATTGCAATTGTTTCCACATCACAGCTCAAGGTATCTTCATGTCCATGTACAACCATATTTAAATCATCACCAATTAAAATTCCGTTAATGTCTGTGTCATTAAGAATTTTGGCACTCCAGTATTCATGCGAAGTAACCACTACAATTTTTGTTCCTTCTGCTTTTAACTGTTTAAAACTTTCTAATACGCTCATTATCTTTTCCTTAAATTGTTTACATAAAAAGTGATAATTAAAGTAAATAACGTCAAATCTTATATTTGATTGTACGTGATTTAATTATCAGGTTTTAAAACAAGAAGACTTTTGGTCGTGATTTGTTTTTTGAAGACTTTTGGTCATGAATTACATTGACCGTAGCTAACAATGGATAATGTTATGTGAACGATCTTGAATTTATTATATAGTATTAAATAGAAATCAACAATAGACTAACTTATTGTTTATAAAGAATATTTTTTTAATATAGCTGATACAAGGCTCTTTTAATGGTAATAAATATCAGGGTGTTAACCAAAAATCTTCTCGCTCATTTTTATTCAAAATACTTTTAGCTCGTATATGTCCGCTTGGGGCTAGCTCAAGAATATCAAGAGTTTTAAATTGAATGGATATTACTTCAAACCTACTCTTCTCACTATCATAATTATAATCATCAGAAGCAGAAATTTCTGTCCCTGGAAACGGATTAATCACATAGTCTTTTTTCTGAGTATCGCTTAACTTATCCCAGTAATCAATTTTATTATCTAAAAAAGATGCTTCCCCAGTTACCTGGACTTGAAGCCTTTTTTTTGGATCCCAAAAAAGCAAGGAACAGGAAGGGTTAGTTTTTAATTGATGATATTTTTGGCTTTCATTGTCGGTATAGATTATTAAGGACTGATCATGCTCGATGAATCTTCGAGCAACCACAATTCTTTGAAAAACCTTATTATTAATTGAAGAAGACAAAGCGGGTAGCTTGAAAGGCGACTTACGGTCAACAGTTCCACGTTGAATAGTTTTAAGGGCGTCATCAATAAAAATAGTTACATTCATAAAGTGCCTATAATAATTCCATAGCTCACATCATCTTTTATAAAATTAACTAGGAATCTGATTTCTTCATTAGATAAATACTCAAGACTAAAAATAAAGAAACAATGACCTCAATAGCTATTGCCTTAATTAGTAAGTCTGCGCCATGAACTAATCCGGCATAAATTCTAAAAAATGCAGCAGAACCCAACAGGCTTAATGTTGTATATAACCAGACATGTTGATTTTTATATGCGCCTATGCAAGCCATCAGGCCTGCGGTAAAAAAGAAAGCAGTAAAATCTCCTATTTGTGTGTTCATACCCATAGTTGTATCTCCTGGTCCTTCAACTAATGTCATGGCTAAACCCGCTGCAGCAGATTCAGGATTTAAGGTCCATCGAAACGCCGAGCTAAGTAGAACTAAACCAATCGACGCAGATATCAATCTTGCAATCATCATATTCTCCTCTTATTTAAATTTTTTTAAGCCATCTAAGCTTAACATTTTATGTTTTTTTATGGCTCTATTACTTTTCCTGAAAAATCAAAACACTTCCCTGAATCCTTGTGGGAAATTTCATTAATTACTTTACTCATAAATTCAACACTTTCTTTTGGACTAAATACATCATGTTTGACATGTCTCAAGAAAGGTTCTGATAGATGACTTTTGACTGTGCCAGGGTGAATCCCAATCACACAATGTTCTTTGTTTAGCCTTTTTAATTCTATAGAGAGATTTTTAATCATCATGTTGAGTGCGGTTTTTGAACTACGATAACTATGCCACCCACCCAGCTCATTATCAGAGACACTCCCAACTCTTGCAGTTAAGAAGACAATTTTCACCCCTTTTGCTTTTTTAATCAGAGGTAGAAGTTTTTTTACCAACAAGATCGGTCCAAATACATTTACTTGGAATATCGCCTTCATGTTCCCTTCATCAATTCCATCGATTGATTTCTCTGGCTTTATATGGTCTGTATGAAGAATCCCTGTCGCAATGATGATTTTACTAATTGAGTCTAATTGTGATATCACATCAAGATTTTTTAATGTTGCTTCATCGTTATAGTCAATTTCAACTGATTGAATTTTATCGTGATCGATATTAATTGACTTCCTAGATAGCGCGATAATTTTTTCTACATTCGGGTCATCAGTATACTGCTTGACAAATTCTCCACCAATGGCTCCTGATGATCCTGCTATGATTATGTTTTCCTTCATTTAGTCAATCGCTTACGTTATTCATTAAAATTTTTTATAAGTATAACTAAATCTAAAAGTTAATACCTACCCTGACCCCATATATAACATCCCTGAACCATAAAGAACTCCGGTTAAAAGGAATATAACAAAGGTATATCCAAGTATCTGTCGCATATGGAGGCCGGCAATTGCTAAAATTGGAATCGTCCAAAATGGTTGAATCATATTTGACCATTGGTCACCATACGCAACTCCCATTACAACGACTGAAGGATTAACTCCTAAGGATAGAGCTGCCTCAATCATAACTGGCCCTTGAACTGCCCACTGACCTCCCCCTGAGGGGATAAACATATTAACTAGACCGCCAGATAAAAAGGCAAAGAAACCTAGTGTCTCTGGGGTTGCAATAGAAATTATCCAGTCGGTTATCACCTGCATAAGCCCTGTCGTCGCCATAATCCCCATAATTCCTGAATAAAAAGGATATTGAAGGATTATCGACCCCACAGTGCCAGCCGCATTATTTATCAGACTTATAAAGTGAATGGGAGAGCTTGCTAATATCAATCCTAAGGATAAAAATGTCCAGCTCACTATATCTAGGTTTAGAGAGAATCCATTTTGGTTGTAGGTAATACCAATATAGATAATAATTATCAGACCTAGAAAAATATTCAATGAGCGGTGATTTTCAAATCTTTCAACCATATTCATTGAAGCTTTTTTCTGTATAGTTGGCTTCTTATCTTTAATTAAATCTGGGTCAATTTCAATTACATCCTCCTCATTCGGTTTCATGAGTGGACATATAACCGTGATTAATAGCAAACCCATAAGCGCTAACGTGATATTGGTTGACGATAGAATTGTTTCTGTCACCGGTATTACCCCTACTCTGCTCTCAAGTAAATGTCCGGGGGTAGCAACAAATAATGCAGATGAAGATGAATAACCCATGTGCCATATAACAAATCCCGAGTAAGCAGAAGCGACTAAAAGTGGATAATGGACTTTAAATGGTTTTTTTGAACACTCTATAGCGACACTTCTTGCAACAATGGCTCCAATAATAAGGCCAAAAGACCAAGCACCAAGGCTTGCTATTCCTGCAGAAAATGCAACTAATGCGTAGGCTTGGTTGGCTGTTTTTGGCAGTCTACCGATATTTTTTAATAAACTTTGAACAAGGCTTGTATGAGCAAGTGCATGCGCACCGACCATGATAATTGTAATTTGAGCGGTAAATTTAAATAACATAGGTAGTCCATCTCCCCAAGCAACAATCGTTGAGGTTACCGAGGCATCTGTAAGTGAGATGGCAGCCAGAAAAGTAATGACTGAAAGAACAATGACAAATATAAAGGCGTCAGGATAGTAACGTTCGACAAACGATATAAAAGGACGGGAAACGATTTGAAAAATTTTCATAAAATACTAATTATTTAAAAAGAGCTCATGGCAAGCATTAAACCGATGAGCTTTCCTCATATAATTTAATTTATTTAATTCCAAAGGCTATTAATTTGCCACTGCCATCATCAATGTTCATCATAGGCAAAATTAATAAATTCTTATCATGAATGACCTCATGATCTGCAGCACCTTGAGTGAGCGTAACAAGAGACTTAAAGTTTCCGTCAGGTTGAATATAAAGTAATTTACCCCCAACCCAATCTGAAACAAAATAGTTACCATTTTTATCAGACTCAATACCGTCCAAAGTACCAACAGGCTGTCCATTCCCGAGAGATTTAATTTCTTTATTTTTCAATGAAATGCTTTTCAGGTGGCCAACAACAGATGGTGCAAAACCATTAGTAGGATGTCCCCAACTAGCTACAATTATTTGACCTTTTTCATAATGTAAACCATTTGGTGCTTCTAATTTTGGACTGTAAAGCCATTTAGTTAACTGACCAAAGCTATCAAGCTTATAAATAGTGTCATTGAACATATCTGATACGTATATATTCCCATTGGTATCTACAGTTACGTCATTAAGAAAAGTAGCTCCAGCTGCCTCAAGTTTTTTTGTAATCTTGCTTGTCTTTATATCTATTTCAACTAACTCATTAACGTCAGCAGCATAAAGCTTACCCTTTGATATGGTTAATCCCTTTGGTGCATTTAATCCCTCAATCCATTTTAATTTGATAATTTTTCCATCAACGTCTACTTTTGAAATAAAGCCATTTTTGTCTTTAGTAAAAGGGTCCCCTTGCATATTTGATACATATAAAATATCGTTTTCTTTATCATAGATTACTGATTCAGGTAATTTAAAGTCTGCATTTGTTTCCCAAAGCTTGATTAACTGTGTCTCTGCAAATAATATGCCTGCAAATGACATAAATAAGATACTTAAGAAAAACTTACTCAAAGTTAATGATTTCATAATTTTGATCCCTTAATATAGTTAAACAACAAACTGCGCGATGCCATCTTTGAATGAAAAATCAACATCGTGATTTTCAGTGATGGTAATAAAAATATTCTCAGGCTTAACACCTACCCTCTCATGTAAGTACTCGACAACTTTTTTGTAAAAAGCTTGTTTGGCTTTATTTGGACGTCCTGATCGCATGACAAGGTGCATCATAATTCTTTCCTCTTGTCTGCCTTGGTATTGCATACAATCTTCTGATAATTGATTTACAACTTGATATCTATCATCATCCGGAAAGGCCATAGTTTCAATAACCGCCTCATTCACACTGTCAGAAACTTTTTTTATATAGTCCTGCCCCTTCCCCTCTAGAACATTAATTGTTACAAATGGCATACCCCCTCCTTCTCATTATTTTTATTTAATATAAAAATATTATCCTTTAAATTTATGCACTACAATGAAGATTATCTGCTTTTTATAATGCAATTTTGCATTATTAATTTGTTTTTTAATTTTTATATTAATGTGGCAAAGAAAACCATAAAGGAGAATGCTTGTGCTTAATTGGAGCGACCTAAGATCTTTCCTTGAACTATCACGTCGAGGTAAATTAACAATAGCAGGAAAAAGATTAAACGTTGAGCCAACAACTGTAGGTAGACATATTACAAGGCTTGAAAAAGAACTTGGAGTACAGTTATTTAACCGGTCACCTAAGGGTTACTCACTCACTGAAGATGGACATAAACTAGTCCCTTACTCTGAAAATATTGAAACTAAGGTCAACTCCATCTACCAATCAATATCAGGAAAGGATACTGAACTTAGTGGTATTGTGAGGATGGCTGTCCCTGAAGGTTTAGGGATTGCGATTATTTCAAAATATATTAGTCACTTCAAAGAAAAGCACCCATCCATTGATCTTGAATTGTTGGCTGACACGAGAGCACGAAGTTTATCAAAACGTGAGGCAGATATCGCAATCACACTAGCAAGGCCTACTATTGGTAGATTGGTGGCATGGAAACTTGGAGATTATAATTTAGCGCTATATGGAAGCAAAACTTATCTCAATAAAAATAATAAAATAAAGACAATTAAGGATCTATCTAAACTTCAATTTATAAGCTACATAGAAGATTTGATCGAATTCCCTCAATTAAAATATATGCAGGATAATTTTAAAGAAGTAAATATCATATTCAGAAGTAACTCACTTCAAGCTCAATATCAAGCTGTAAAAGACGGGGTTGGACTTGCTTTTCTTCATGGGTTTATTGCCGCAAAAGATACAGAATTAAAAACAATCTTACCAAAGCAAATTTTGGCTAAAAGAGAATACTGGATGGTTGTCCATGAAGATATGTTTCAATTAGCTCGTGTCAAAGCCGTATGTAGTTTTTTTACTCAAGTACTTAAAAACGAGCAAGCTAATTTGTTACGAATTATTTAGCTTTGAGAGTTAAGAAACTTTTTAAAGCCTAATAAGTCAATAACACTATGAAAAATTTAGTATTTATTGTCCTCCTTTTTGTAAGCCTTTCTTCACATAGCAATGATTCAAATTATGTTTTCGGTTGGACCCAATTAAAAGACGCTGAATTAAAAAAACCCAGGGGTGGAACATCCGTTGGTGAGAAGGTCACACTTGATAAAGAGCCAAATGCCTTATGGAAAGATCTACAAAACCCAAAGCTATCAAAATTTGAAAAAGATAGACTAGCCATTCTTTCAATGGAAGGAAGGTACAGAGTTTATTTTGACTTCATGGAAACTATGGGATTCGTCGAAGGTTATATCCCAACCCAGCCCTATCAATCCTGGGCTACTGAATACGTCAAAGTTATCGAGGATGAAAAGGACTTTATTAGCTTGCAACACATCACGGTCATGTATTTCAAACAGTCCGATGGCCAAACCTCTGAGCCAATGGTGATGAAGCACTGGAGGCAGGATTGGAAGTATGAGGATAGTAAAATCAACATATACGTCGGCAATAACACGTGGGTATACAATAAAATTCCTTCGAACAAGAAAATAGGCAGTTGGTCTCAATCCGTCTATCAGGTTGATGACACACCGAGATATCAAGGCTATGGTAATTGGATTCATCAACCTAATTTTTCCTCATGGGAAGGCAATGAAACATGGCGACCATTGCCGAGAAGAGAATATTCAACAAGGGACGATTATGATGTGATGATCGGAACTAACACTCAAACTATTACACCGACAGGCTGGGTTCATGAACAAAATAATAAAAAAGTGATCACATCAAATCAAGCTGTACTTGCCAAAGAAATTGGTATCGCTAGGTATGAAAGAATTAAGGACTTTAATTGGCAGGTAGGCTTCGATTATTGGGCGGAAACGAGGGATTTTTGGAAACGAGTAAGGAGTATTATAAATAACAAGCTAGACAACTCTTTAACCTTTAAACTAAAGCCGCCGCAGAATGCCGAACCACTTTGGAGTAAGCTCTTTATGATGGCAGATGAGCATATTAATGGTGAAATAATTCAAGATGAGGATATCGAGGAAGTCATTAATAACTATTCTTTGAATAACTAGTGAATTCTTAAGAAAATATTTAGTTTCTTAACTTAAATTATAACTTTATAATATATTTATAAAATGTTGTTTTTATTATATTTTTAAACAAATCTTACCAAAATGTTGGTTAGTTTCTTGGTATTGAAAAGCAGAAACAATATCCTCTAAATCAAACACGCGATCAATGATTGGAAAGAATTTTACCTGGTTAATATAGGTAATCATTCTCTCCTGGTGGGTCTTACTGCCAACCAAGACGCCTTGCAACGTCACTTGTTTTAGTAATGCGTTAACGAAATCTAGATTACCCTGTAAGCCTGATAAAATTCCGATGAGTGAGATATGACCCGCAACCTTAACTGAATTAATCGATTCACCCAGTGTTTCCGGACCACCCACTTCAATTACATGGTCTACGCCCTGCCCCTTTGTATAGCTTAAAACTTCTTCCGACCACTTCGAATTTTGTTTATAGTTAATGCAATAATCAGCCCCTAAAGTTTTAAGCTTTTTAATTTTCTCATCTGATGAAGATGTCCCGATTACCTTGGCTCCTATCGACTTTGCAAACTGTAGCGCAAATATAGATACCCCTCCCGTCCCTTGTATCAGAACGGTATGCTTTTCTGTTAGATCATAATCTTCAAATAAAGCTCTCCATGCAGTAAGTCCAGCAGTGGTTAAGGTTGCTGATTGCTCATGAGTCCATTGATCAGGCGCTAATGTTAATGAGCTAGTCTTAAGGTTTACAAGTTCTCGCGCATATCCGTCGATACCGTCACCCGGTACTGTCTCAAAACTTTGTACATTCGGTGAACCATCGATCCAGCCTGGGAAAAATGTGGTGCAAACATGGTCACCCACTTTAAAATCTTTTACAGCCCTGCCGACTTTAATCACCTCACCTGCACCGTCTGCCATCGGGATACGCTGCTCAGATGGCCCCCAAATTCCTGATACAACTGCGTAATCATGATAATTTAATGAGCTTGCGTGCAAGCGGATTTGGACCTGATCATTCATAGGATCAGATATATCCTGATTGCCTAAGAATACCTTATCGTAACCTCCGCCTGCTTTTAAATAAATTGCTCTCATCATTGTTTTTTACCTCAAATAATGATTATATATAATTATATTTAACTTACAGGTGGATTTTT is a window of Methylophilales bacterium DNA encoding:
- the panB gene encoding 3-methyl-2-oxobutanoate hydroxymethyltransferase, which gives rise to MSVLESFKQLKAEGTKIVVVTSHEYWSAKILNDTDINGILIGDDLNMVVHGHEDTLSCDVETIAMHTRAVKKGAKDKFLIAGMPFMANRKSLKDSLDNVEILIKAGANALKIEGVDGNEELYAHLSQSGIPTIGHIGLTPSHHNAIGGFKAQGKTKESAMSIVEEAKKLDQLGCIAIVLEAVPQHVGAAVSKAVSIPVVGVGAGLDVDGQALVLPDMLGFSTDFKPKFVRTYMNGAELIKDAVNQFAADVHAKAFPGAAETYAPGKDQLK
- a CDS encoding pyridoxamine 5'-phosphate oxidase family protein, whose protein sequence is MNVTIFIDDALKTIQRGTVDRKSPFKLPALSSSINNKVFQRIVVARRFIEHDQSLIIYTDNESQKYHQLKTNPSCSLLFWDPKKRLQVQVTGEASFLDNKIDYWDKLSDTQKKDYVINPFPGTEISASDDYNYDSEKSRFEVISIQFKTLDILELAPSGHIRAKSILNKNEREDFWLTP
- a CDS encoding SDR family NAD(P)-dependent oxidoreductase, with amino-acid sequence MKENIIIAGSSGAIGGEFVKQYTDDPNVEKIIALSRKSINIDHDKIQSVEIDYNDEATLKNLDVISQLDSISKIIIATGILHTDHIKPEKSIDGIDEGNMKAIFQVNVFGPILLVKKLLPLIKKAKGVKIVFLTARVGSVSDNELGGWHSYRSSKTALNMMIKNLSIELKRLNKEHCVIGIHPGTVKSHLSEPFLRHVKHDVFSPKESVEFMSKVINEISHKDSGKCFDFSGKVIEP
- a CDS encoding TIGR00366 family protein, whose protein sequence is MKIFQIVSRPFISFVERYYPDAFIFVIVLSVITFLAAISLTDASVTSTIVAWGDGLPMLFKFTAQITIIMVGAHALAHTSLVQSLLKNIGRLPKTANQAYALVAFSAGIASLGAWSFGLIIGAIVARSVAIECSKKPFKVHYPLLVASAYSGFVIWHMGYSSSSALFVATPGHLLESRVGVIPVTETILSSTNITLALMGLLLITVICPLMKPNEEDVIEIDPDLIKDKKPTIQKKASMNMVERFENHRSLNIFLGLIIIIYIGITYNQNGFSLNLDIVSWTFLSLGLILASSPIHFISLINNAAGTVGSIILQYPFYSGIMGIMATTGLMQVITDWIISIATPETLGFFAFLSGGLVNMFIPSGGGQWAVQGPVMIEAALSLGVNPSVVVMGVAYGDQWSNMIQPFWTIPILAIAGLHMRQILGYTFVIFLLTGVLYGSGMLYMGSG
- a CDS encoding SMP-30/gluconolactonase/LRE family protein, producing MKSLTLSKFFLSILFMSFAGILFAETQLIKLWETNADFKLPESVIYDKENDILYVSNMQGDPFTKDKNGFISKVDVDGKIIKLKWIEGLNAPKGLTISKGKLYAADVNELVEIDIKTSKITKKLEAAGATFLNDVTVDTNGNIYVSDMFNDTIYKLDSFGQLTKWLYSPKLEAPNGLHYEKGQIIVASWGHPTNGFAPSVVGHLKSISLKNKEIKSLGNGQPVGTLDGIESDKNGNYFVSDWVGGKLLYIQPDGNFKSLVTLTQGAADHEVIHDKNLLILPMMNIDDGSGKLIAFGIK
- a CDS encoding tautomerase family protein; protein product: MPFVTINVLEGKGQDYIKKVSDSVNEAVIETMAFPDDDRYQVVNQLSEDCMQYQGRQEERIMMHLVMRSGRPNKAKQAFYKKVVEYLHERVGVKPENIFITITENHDVDFSFKDGIAQFVV
- a CDS encoding LysR family transcriptional regulator, with amino-acid sequence MLVLNWSDLRSFLELSRRGKLTIAGKRLNVEPTTVGRHITRLEKELGVQLFNRSPKGYSLTEDGHKLVPYSENIETKVNSIYQSISGKDTELSGIVRMAVPEGLGIAIISKYISHFKEKHPSIDLELLADTRARSLSKREADIAITLARPTIGRLVAWKLGDYNLALYGSKTYLNKNNKIKTIKDLSKLQFISYIEDLIEFPQLKYMQDNFKEVNIIFRSNSLQAQYQAVKDGVGLAFLHGFIAAKDTELKTILPKQILAKREYWMVVHEDMFQLARVKAVCSFFTQVLKNEQANLLRII
- a CDS encoding NAD(P)-dependent alcohol dehydrogenase produces the protein MMRAIYLKAGGGYDKVFLGNQDISDPMNDQVQIRLHASSLNYHDYAVVSGIWGPSEQRIPMADGAGEVIKVGRAVKDFKVGDHVCTTFFPGWIDGSPNVQSFETVPGDGIDGYARELVNLKTSSLTLAPDQWTHEQSATLTTAGLTAWRALFEDYDLTEKHTVLIQGTGGVSIFALQFAKSIGAKVIGTSSSDEKIKKLKTLGADYCINYKQNSKWSEEVLSYTKGQGVDHVIEVGGPETLGESINSVKVAGHISLIGILSGLQGNLDFVNALLKQVTLQGVLVGSKTHQERMITYINQVKFFPIIDRVFDLEDIVSAFQYQETNQHFGKICLKI